The following proteins come from a genomic window of Mustela lutreola isolate mMusLut2 chromosome 6, mMusLut2.pri, whole genome shotgun sequence:
- the LOC131834753 gene encoding LOW QUALITY PROTEIN: olfactory receptor 2J3-like (The sequence of the model RefSeq protein was modified relative to this genomic sequence to represent the inferred CDS: inserted 2 bases in 1 codon) encodes MNNDGKXNTSFEGYFVLLGFSNWPHLEVALFVVILIFYLMTLVGNLFIIILSYLDAHLHTPMYFFLSNLSFLDLCYTTSSIPQLLVNLWGPEKTISYTGCMIQLYFVLALGTTECVLLVVMSYDRYAAVCRPLHYAVLMNPHFCHLLAVASWVSGFTNSALHSSFTFWVPLCGHRQVDHFFCEVPALLRLSCADTHANELTLLITSSIFVLTPLILILSSYSAIARAVLRMQSTAGLQRAFRTCGAHLMVVSLFFIPVICIYLQPPSGKSQDQGKFIALFYTVVTPSLNPLIYTLRNKDVRGAVRRLLGWERPMTS; translated from the exons ATGAATAATGATGGGAA AAACACAAGTTTTGAAGGCTACTTTGTTCTACTGGGTTTTTCCAACTGGCCCCATCTGGAGGTAGCTCTCTTTGTGGTCATCTTGATATTCTACTTAATGACATTGGTGGGCAACCTGTTTATCATTATCTTGTCGTACCTGGACGCTCAtctccacacacccatgtacttcttcctctcaAACCTCTCTTTTCTGGATCTCTGCTACACCACCAGCTCCATCCCTCAGTTGCTGGTCAACCTCTGGGGCCCAGAAAAGACCATCTCTTACACCGGTTGCATGATTCAACTTTACTTTGTCCTTGCACTGGGAACCACAGAGTGTGTCCTCCTGGTGGTGATGTCCTATGACCGTTATGCAGCTGTCTGTAGACCCTTGCATTACGCTGTCCTCATGAATCCTCATTTCTGCCACCTGTTGGCTGTGGCTTCCTGGGTCAGTGGCTTTACCAACTCAGCACTTCATTCTTCCTTTACCTTCTGGGTGCCCTTATGTGGACATCGCCAAGTGGACCATTTCTTCTGTGAAGTTCCAGCACTGCTGCGATTATCATGTGCTGATACCCATGCGAATGAACTGACCCTCCTGATCACGAGCTCCATTTTTGTTCTCACaccactcatcctcattctcagCTCATATAGTGCCATTGCCCGGGCTGTGCTGAGGATGCAGTCAACCGCCGGACTTCAGAGAGCTTTTAGGACATGTGGAGCCCATCTTATGGTTGTGTCCCTCTTTTTCATTCCCGTCATCTGCATATATCTGCAGCCACCATCAGGAAAGTCTCAAGATCAAGGCAAGTTCATTGCTCTCTTTTATACTGTAGTCACGCCTAGCCTCAACCCTCTAATCtatactctgagaaacaaagatgTAAGAGGGGCAGTAAGGAGACTACTGGGTTGGGAGAGGCCCATGACCTCGTGA